Proteins encoded by one window of Panicum virgatum strain AP13 chromosome 7N, P.virgatum_v5, whole genome shotgun sequence:
- the LOC120683839 gene encoding senescence-specific cysteine protease SAG39-like, producing MAISKTAFLIAILVCTFLCSSVLAARELSDAAMVERHERWMAEYGRVYKDSAEKAQRFEVFKDNVAFIESFNAGNTKFWLAVNQFADLTIDEFKATKVNKGLKPISTRVPTGFKYENISVNELPTAVDWRTKGAVTPIKNQGQCGCCWAFSAVAAMEGIVKLSTGNLISLAEQELVDCDIHSMDEGCEGGWMDSAFEFVIKNRGLTTESSYPYKAVDGKCKGGSKSAATIKGYEDVPANNEAALMKAVANQPVSVAVDAGDRTFMFYSGGVMTGSCGTELDHGIAAIGYGVESDGTKYWLLKNSWGTTWGEKGFLRMEKDISDKRGMCGLAMKPSYPTE from the exons ATGGCCATCTccaagacggctttcctcattGCCATCCTTGTCTGCACCTTCTTGTGTAGTTCTGTCCTAGCGGCTCGTGAGCTGAGCGATGCAGCCATGGTGGAGAGACACGAGAGGTGGATGGCAGAGTATGGCCGTGTCTACAAGGACTCAGCTGAGAAGGCGCAGCGGTTTGAGGTGTTCAAGGATAATGTTGCGTTCATTGAGTCGTTCAATGCTGGGAACACCAAGTTCTGGCTTGCTGTCAACCAGTTTGCTGACCTCACCATCGATGAGTTCAAAGCGACCAAAGTGAACAAAGGTTTGAAACCAATTTCGACAAGGGTTCCAACTGGATTCAAGTATGAGAACATTAGTGTCAATGAGCTTCCAACAGCCGTGGACTGGAGGACCAAGGGAGCCGTCACACCGATCAAGAACCAAGGCCAATGTG GTTGCTGCTGGGCATTCTCGGCTGTAGCCGCCATGGAGGGCATTGTCAAGCTGAGCACCGGCAACCTCATCTCACTCGCCGAGCAAGAACTGGTAGATTGTGACATCCACAGCATGGACGAGGGCTGCGAAGGCGGCTGGATGGACAGTGCCTTTGAATTTGTCATCAAGAACAGAGGGCTCACAACAGAGTCCAGCTATCCATACAAGGCAGTGGATGGCAAGTGCAAGGGTGGATCCAAGAGCGCTGCAACCATCAAAGGTTACGAGGATGTGCCAGCCAACAACGAGGCTGCACTCATGAAGGCAGTGGCCAATCAACCCGTGTCCGTTGCCGTCGATGCAGGTGACAGAACGTTTATGTTTTATTCTGGTGGTGTGATGACTGGCTCCTGCGGCACTGAACTTGACCATGGGATCGCTGCAATTGGGTATGGCGTGGAGAGTGATGGCACAAAGTATTGGCTTTTGAAGAACTCATGGGGTACCACATGGGGAGAGAAGGGATTCCTGAGAATGGAGAAGGACATTTCTGACAAACGGGGCATGTGTGGCCTTGCCATGAAGCCCTCCTACCCCACTGAGTAG